The nucleotide window CAATTACCTTTTTGGGGTTTCGGCCGTAGGTAAAAATGGACACGAAAGCGTGGTTTCTTATCCATCAGGGTTGATACGAGATTAAGGTTTCTGTAACTCTCATCTCCGATTTCGATGCAATGGGGATACTGCTGGTTCCGAAGCGGAGCATCGGAACCAGATAAGATTTTTAATTAATGTACTATCTTGTCCGCCAGCCGGCGGATGAGGAAACCCTCATTTTTGATTTTTAATTCATCATCTAAATAAATAATCATGAAAAAACGAATTCTCTCTATGTTGGTAGTGGTCTTGGCTTTGGTTTATTCCAATCAGGCCGTTGCCCAATCGGACGTGTTGACGCTCGAAAATGTCTTTGATCTGGAATACGTATCGGATACGCGAATTTCACCGGACGGTGAACAGGTAGTTTACCAGCGTAACTTTATGGATATCATGGAAGATCAGCGGCGTTCTAATTTATGGATTGTGAATGCGGATGGTAGTCGTCATCGTCCGTTAACCTCGGGCAATAATAACAACTTTTCACCACGATGGTCGCCCAGTGGAGATCGGCTATTATTTGCATCTACCCAGAGTGGTTCCAATGAGTTATACATTCGTTGGATGGATACGGGTGAAACAGCAAAGATTACAAATCTGGTACAATCTCCTGGTTCTATAAGTTGGTCGCCTAATGGTGACTATATCGCATTTACCATGTTTGTGCCTGTCAGTGATAAGCCGATGGTTTCGTTGCCCGGAAAGCCTAATGGAGCAAACTGGGCTGACCCGGCAAATGTTATTGATGACCTCGAATATCGGCGCGATGGGGCTTCGGGATTTGTCAAAGATGGCTTTACGCATGTGTTTGTCATTCCTGCCGAGGGAGGAACACCCCGACAAATTACGGAAGGAGACTATAACCACAGTGCTCCTGAATGGACGGCTGATGGAGAACATCTTATAATATCGTCTAACCGAAAAGAAGATTGGCAATATAATGAGCGCGATACCGAGCTTTATAAGGTTTCTGTTGATGATGGTACGATGACACAGCTTACTGATCGGCGTGGTCCAGACTACGGCGCAACGATTTCGCCCGACGGAGAGCAGATTGCCTACCTTGGTTATGATGACACGATGGAAAGTTATCAGCTAAGCAATGCTTATGTGATGAATGCGGATGGCTCTGGGAAATGGTCGTTGACCGATAATTTTGATCGTAGCGTAAGTAATTTGCAATGGGCTGATGATGGAAGCGGCGTATTTGTACAGTATGATGATGAAGGCAATGGAAAGGTTGGATTTTTGTCTTTGAATGGAGATGGTGAAGTTCAAAAAATTCTTGATGATCGTGGAGGCACAACGATTGGGCGACCCTATGGCAGTGGTTCTTATACTACAGCGAATGAAAGAATTGCCTATACGTATGCCACTCCGTCACATCCCGGAGATGTTGCCGTAGCGAATAAAACCGGCGAAATGAGGCGATTGACACAGGTCAATAAGGATTTGTTTGGGCATAAGACGCTGGGCGAAGTGGAAGAGATTTGGTACGAATCTTCTTATGACGGACAACAAATTCAGGGTTGGGTGGTAAAGCCGCCACACTTTGATCCTGATAAAAAGTATCCGTTGATTTTAGAAATTCACGGCGGTCCGCATACCAATTACGGTGATCGTTTTACAGCTGAGCTACAATTGATGGCAGCGCAGGGATATGTGGTTCTGTATATCAATCCGCGTGGAAGTACCAGCTACGGCAAAGCGTTTGGTAATTATATAGATAAAAACTATCCCAGCGAAGACCACGATGATTTAATGTCCGGTGTAGATGCGGTGATTGATAAAGGTTATGTGGATACTGATAGCCTCTATGTTACTGGGGGTAGTGGTGGCGGAGTGCTGTCGGCCTGGGCGATTGGCAAGACTGACCGCTTTAATGCAGCAGTCGTGGCAAAGCCAGTGATTAATTGGTATAGTTTTGTGTTGACCTCAGATGGTTCTTCATATCACAAGTATTGGTTCCCTGGTTTCCCATGGGAAAATCGCGATCACTATATGGATCGTTCACCGATTTCGCTGGTGGGCAATGTCACGACGCCTACAATGTTGCTTACCGGTGAGCAAGATTATCGTACGCCTATGTCTGAAACGGAGCAATATTACAGGGCCCTGCAGCTGCAAAAAGTGGAATCAGCAATGGTCCGTATTCCAGGTTCCGGTCATGGTATTGCCAGCCGACCCAGTAACCTGATGAGCAAGGTTGCACATATTTTAGAGTGGTTTGATCGCTATTAATATTTGTTGTGACTGATAATATAAGCCCCGGTAGGTATTCTGCCGGGGCTTTTTATTTTGGGATATCAATAAGTGTTACTATGGATTTATCTGATCGCAATCTGTCCCTTAGATTCTGAAATGAATTCAAGATGACAAGAATAGAAGTTTTTGGGTAATGTAATCCCAGAAAAGAAAAAAGCGAGCTGTAGTTTGCGTTTGTTTTGGGAGTGTTAGAGAGATGTTTAATGATTCATATAAAATAGATTGTAGGCTCGGCCAAGTAATCATCATGATGGTGGATGGATCAATAATGTTAAAACATATATCTCTGGTTCAACTATTCTATCAAATAAGTTTCCATCCGATTTTAATGCTTAAGTGAATCAATAAACTTTTTTTGTGAGTGAATAAACGATAAGTTCGGCACCGTTAAAACAGAGTATTTGTTAACGAAATATTAAAAAAATTGAAGTTATGAGATTCAAAGCAAGAATGAATTTTTCGATATTATTTGGAGTAAAAATAGTGCTACTGTTGTTTTTGGTCATACCTGCAACAACAGTAGCACAGGATCAGAACGGTGAAACGTTAGACACGCTTGTAGTTTCTAAGGAAGTTGTTGTTTCTTCAAGCAGAGTGCCTCAAACTGCAGCAGGATCGGGGCGGAGCATTACGACTATTTCTGATCGGATGATAAATGATACGCCCGCTCACACGCCTGATGAACTACTCCGCTATATTCCAGGGGTGGAAGTACAGTCGCGTGGAGCTTTTGGTACTCAGTCAGATTTTAGTCTCCGTGGGAGTACGTTTTCACAAGTGCTGGTATTGGTAGATGGAATGCGTATTAATGAACCTTTGACTGCTCACCTCAATTCTAATATTCCGGTGGCCTCATCAGAAATTCAACGCATTGAGGTATTACACGGGCCGGCAGCTGCGCAATATGGCGCGGATGCGGTTGGAGGTGTGATTAATATTATTACCCATACCTTTGGTAGCCAGCCGAGTGAACAGAAAACCACTGCTCAAATAAAAGGTGGCTATGGTCAGGCCGATCTCACAATGGGAAAAGGAGGATTTTATCATAGCCAAGAAAATGCTCGTTTTAGTGGCGGGGGCATGTGGCACCGAAGTCCCGGTCAAGAATTATCGGGTGGATACAAGAATCGCTTTAATATTGCCAATGGTTCTGTATCTGGAGGGGTTAAGTTAAATAATAACTGGGATCTGGCACTTCGAACCGGTTATGATTATCGTGATTTTAATGCAAAATACTATTATACCGCGAGTCCTTTGGATGAGGCAACGGAAACGGTTTCGGTATGGTGGAATCAGATGCGTTTGCAGCGGAGTACCCAAAACAGTGTTACGACTTTAAAAGGATCTCTGAAGCGTACCAATGATGAATATATTTTTAATCCGGATTTCCCGGGCAATAGGCATACTACCACAATGGGTTCGATGCAGCTGTATCAATACCGAAAGCTGTCGACTGATTGGGATGTTACATATGGAATACAGCTGGATAACAGGATGATTCGGAGTAGTGATCGTGGTGACCACAGCAATTGGCATTATGCTGGTTTTACGATGTTACAATGGCAGCCCTCAAATCCGATGACAGTTTCGGGTAGTTTGCGATTGGATCACGATGATAATTATGGCACTGAGCTTATGCCACATCTTAGTTTCTCGTATCAGCAAGAGCAGTGGATTTTACGGGCCTCAGGGGGGCGCAGCATTCGCGCTCCGGGCTATACAGAGCGATTTATATCTACTAATTTAGCAGGTCCGTTAGCGGGGGGACGAAATGTTGGTAACCCTTGGTTGCAGGCAGAACGTGCATGGTCTGGTGAAGCAGGTATAGATCTGTTTCCGTGGAAAAATGTGCGTTTCTCAACAACCGGATTTGTTCGTGAGTCGGATGGTTTGATAGACTATGTGGTTACCAATTCTAATCAGATTCGCAATGATGAGAACCTACAAGCAGGTACGAACTATTTATATGCCCAAAATATTAACAGTGTCACAACAGCCGGATTAGAAACTGAGTTATCAATAAATAAAAACTTGGGTAATAACTGGTTGGCAAATGGTACGTTAGGGTACTCCTTTACAGACTTTTTTGGCGGTGAGGATGTAGCCTCAAAATATATATCCAATTATGCCCGACATATGCTAAATGCGATTGTTACTGTTGATAAAGGAGCCTTTGACGGAACAGTTAGTATGGTTTGGAAAAAACGACAGTCTGTCCAAAACGAAACTATTGGAGTATTTAAGTCTTCAATCTATAGTTTGTGGAATGTGAAATTTGGCTACGAAATAACACAAAATTTTTCACTTGGGCTACAGATTGATAATATATTTGATCAGAAAAATCAGGATGTGCTTGGGGCCGAAATGCCTGGCCGTTGGGCCTTGGGTACACTGAGCTGGAAGCTCTGATATCTTCTAAAAAATTTACAAAGCGTATTTTTAGATCCTCACAGTTAATTCTGTGAGGATTTTTTATTGGATGTATCCAAAGAGAAATGGAGAGAGGTCTGAGTATAAAATTAGTTATCTGCCACCCCTGATTTAGTAGTGTGTTTAGCTGTTAGATCACCTATGAAGATCTATTATGTGTGGTTACCTGCAAGCTTTACTGCATCGGATTTTGAGCCAACCTCTGATGTCAGCAGTAATTATTATTCTTGTCTTGGGTTAATTGCGAAATGGCGGAGGATCTATTTTATATGAGGGGATAAATCTGCGTAAAAGAAGATATGGTATAGGGAACCGTATAATAAAAAAGGCGACCTCGAAATGAGGTCGCCTTTTAAAGATCAATACTTTGTATAAGCCTTAGTTATTAGGCTCGTACTGATAAGGATTCAACGGATGAGATTCGGCGCGGCGGTTTTCGCGGCAACCTTGATCTTCCGTTTGATCCATACATGGTTGAGGAGCTTTGCCTAAACCACGAGACTCGATACGGTTTTCAGAAACACCGTTTTCGATATAAAATTGTTTAACAGATTCTGCACGACGCTTACTGAGACGCAAGTTATACTGGTCTCCACCAACATGGTCAGTATACGCATCGATTCGAATTCTGAACTTCTGAGAGTTCATCAGCTGCTCAATGTTTTCATTAAGAACTTTTGCAGCAGCTTCATCAATATTTGACTTATCAAAGTCGAAGTTTACGGTTCCAAGATCACCTTTTTTGATGAAGGGAGGATCATTTGCATCATTGGGATCTGTACCCATTTCAACCTCTTGGCCGTCAGTGAAGCCATTGCCATCAGAGTCAGCGTTGTTAGGATCGGTGTTATACTCATTAACTTCTTCGTAGTCAGTGAGTCCGTCACCGTCGCTGTCAGCGCTCAATGGATCAGTGTTATACTCATTAACTTCTTCACCATCAGTTAGGCCATCACCATCAGTATCTTCTTCTAACGGGTCAGTTTCATACGAATTAACTTCGTCACCGTCGGTTAGCCCGTCACCGTCGCTGTCCTCATTATTAGGATCAGTTTCGTATTCGTTGATCTCTTCGCCATCAGTAAGGCCGTCACCATCACTGTCGGCACTTAAAGGGTCAGTATTGTGTTCATTCATTTCTGCCCAGTCACTCAGGCCATCATCGTCGGTGTCAAGAGACCGGAGTGTTTCCTCATCTAATGATTGGAGATATTCCATATCACGTTCTGAGGGGGCTCTAAGTTCTTCGGAACCAGCACAGCCAGAGAGCAACGCCATCCCAAGAAACACGGAAGAAAGAAGTAGTATTAATTGTTTATTTATCATCGTGTTACAAGTATAGGTTTAAAGTTGAAGTGTGATCAGTTGAAAGATAGAATTTTCCAGAAAAATTATAAATGCTCGTTAAATATATTGGTTACAATATGTTATCTAATATAGTCAAAAACAAAATAAAGTTAATCTATAAAGAGGTGTTACATTCAATAAAATTTTCTTTATATTTATCGACTCCGAAATGGGGCTATAGCTCAGTTGGCTAGAGCGCTTGCATGGCATGCAAGAGGTCCGGGGTTCAAGTCCCCGTAGCTCCACTTTTTGTTTTTTTGCATTTCTGCCAAATACCATATTTCTTGACTAACACTGCTTAATACTTGTGACAAAGGTTATTGTTCCGGGTATTCTGATAAACGATGTTGCATCAAGAGAATACAACTTATTAATGCCGTTGGTTCGGTGGGATGAAATAATTTTGAGGGGTTATGGCGATGTGGTTAAAGGTTTATAGAACAATAAGTGGGATTCTGTTTTTTTTGTTATGCGCAAGTAGCTCTAACCTTGTGTATGGGCAGCTGACGCTGGATTTTGAGGTGAGTGAAACGTTGGAGAATGCTCAATTTATAAGTATCCAGTCATTATTGGCGAATGATTTGCAGGGGCCTACCTTATTTCAGTTATCTCTTGAAAATAACAATACTTCAGAACGTATAGAAGATCTTTATTTTCGGATAGTTTTTGAGTCCAATAAAATTGGACGAATTTTAGAAGTTCGACAGGTTGCAGGTACGCCCTTTAGCCTGGATGCGGGGCAGCGGGTTTATGCGACTAATAATAATTCGGTTGATGGATTGCCCGGGATTAAAGAAACACTCAGTTTTGAACATCATTTTACCGAAGCAGGTCGTAACTTTTATAACAATTTAAAGGGTACAACTTCACTTCCAGCTGATCGTTATCAGGTGCGTGTTGAAGTATACCGGGGGTCGACGAGTGGAGAGCTTTTGGCTTCCCAGGCTGATGAAATAGGAGCAAACATTGCAGAAGATACCCGTGATTTTTATCTGCTTGCGCCGGGAGATGAGCTTGGATCAGGAATCGTTATCTCGAACCGATATCCTAACTTTCAGTGGCAAGGTGGGACGGGAGGTACCTATCGACTTATTGTCGTTGAATCCCGAAATAATGAGAGTCCAGAATCGCTTATGGAAGGAGCACTTAGTACCGAGCCAATAGAATCAGTGGGTACCAATGGAGGTGGTTCTTTGGTTGACTACGAGATGTTGGATGTTGTGGTTAATGGATCTGGATACCAGTACCCAAATTCGGGGGTGCAGGATTTAGAAGAGGATACACAATATTACTGGCGTATTATTAATCAGCTAAAAACCGGTAGTGGTAAACAGGAAAGGGAGTCGGAGATTTGGAGTTTTACGCTGGGTGATGTGGGCTCTGCTTCAAATAGTTCGCAAGCTGGCGAAACAGTAAGAGCACTGAAACAGATTTTGGGAGATCGGTTCGAGGAGTTGCAGCAAAATGGTTTTTCTTTGGAATCAATTGAAATTGAAGGGCAAACGTTTCGACGTAGTCAAGCTATGCAGAAGCTTATGGAGCTTGCGAGAAAGAATAATCAGGGAGACGTATCAATAATTATTGAAAACTGATTGGCAATATGAATAAAGCAATTGCATATATCGTACCGCTGTTGGTTATAGGTATTATTGGTATTGGAGCAACTATATACAGTGTTGATGATCGTCCGCTGGCTTTTGTGCAAAAATTTAAGCCGAGTGTAGGTCTTGAGAATAATGGTACGATTACGGATATCCAAGAGCGAGGCCGACCCTTGTTTGATGGTGATACACTACGTACCGACCAAAATGGATTTGCGCTGGTACAATTTATGGATAAAAGTATGGCTAAAATAAAACCAGACTCCAGGCTTATCGTCCGCGGTGATATTGAGGATAAACAAAATACCAGTACTCGTATTGGGTTAGAATTAGGAGAGATTCTGCTGAACGTATCGGAACGGGGAGCTCAGAATTTTGAAGTGGCTACAAATTCATCAGTCGCCTCTGTAAAAGGCACAAGTTTTGGTGCAACACATGATGATTACTTCTGGGTTGAAGAGGGAGAAGTAGAGGTGACTTCCAATAAGTCTGGAGAAAGTGTTACGCTTGGTGAGAAATCGTATGGGCAGGTTCAAGAGGATGGTTCAATAGAGTCCGGGGAATTAACGGATGAAGAACTTGAAGAAAGAAATAGTGAATATGCCGAAATGGATGAAAAGGTTGAACCCACTATTTATAAAGTTCGATTTACGAATGAAGATGGAGAAGAACGGGTAATAGATGTGAAAGTGTTCGAAAACGAAAACTAAAACAATTCGAGTTCTGGTTTGGGGAAAGGGGTAGCGGTTTTTCAGAAAGTAATAGTGGTTTTAATAATTATGGGTATGGTATATGTTCGTGCTGATGCTATGCCCTCACCAGATCTGCAGCCGGTTCAACATCAAAAGCCAACTTTAGTAGAGCGAAACACCCCAATTGATCTCCAGTTTTCGGCACCATCTATTAATGCAAGTGAGGTGGAAGATGCATATCTGTTTTACAAGACGGATGGGGATATGGCCTATAGCCAGAAAAAAGTCGCATTTATGGGGACTAACTTTTCTACAGAGCTTCAAGTTGCAGATCAGCAAGCCAGTGAGTTGGAGTATTATTTGCGGATAGATCTTAATGATGGAAGTTCTGTTACTTACCCAAAAGAAGCTTCGGATAGTCCTGTGAGAGTAGAAATTGTAAACCCCAAGAAAACTGACCAACAGAAAGTGGTTGAGCAGACGGGAGTTGATTATACAATTTTGTCGCCTGACCCAGGTGTTACGGTTTCACAGGAAGATGTGGTTATAGCGTTGACCCTGTTTTATGAGCCGGAAGAGATAGACACATCAGTAACATTTCGTATGTATGTGGATGGGAGTGAGGTCACGGAACAGGCCAATGCCAGCGACTATTTTTATAGCTATTCCACCGAAGATTTATCGATGGGAAAACACCAGGCAACGTTTGAGGTGGAAACGTCTGATACTACCTTTGTGTTAGCTGACTGGAATTTTTCGGTGGTGGCGCCGGGGCAACGGGTTAACGCTTTTACAGGCCAAGAACAACAGAGTTGGATACCCCAGGGGAATGTGGAACTTCGTGCTCAAAAACAGCAGGTGGGCGGATATCCCAATGATGCGCTGAGCGGGAATGTGCGACTTTCGGGTCAAAAGGGCAATGTATCATATTCGGCTTATGGATTACTGACTACGCAAGAGGATCCCCGGCTGCAGCCCCAAAACAGGTATGGCTTAAACCTTTATGTGGGAAATTGGCTGGACCTTGAAGCCGGACATGTATATCCTACGCTCAATAAGTTTACGATTGCTGGACAGCGAATGCAGGGGATTAATGTGGGACTTCATGCCTGGAATGAATCGCTGAATCTTGAGCTTATTTATGGCAATTTGCGTCGTGGTATTGATAATATCTATAATGAAATAACGGATGATGAACAAACTATTGACGGTGCAGAAGGGTATGTGTTAAATGTTGATGACCCTGGAACGTATCAGCGTAAAGTTGCAGGTGGTAGGTTGGGAGTGCAGAAGGATGAGACGTTTAATTTTGGGTTAAACTTCATTAAAGTTGAGGACGATACGGGATCCATTCGTGTGATTGATGATTATAACGACATAATGGAAGTTAATCCCAACTTAGCAGGAAACCTTACCGAGCAAGAGAAACAAACGCTTGAAAATAACCCCGATGAGCTTGGCGTAAGTGGAAATCCATCGCCCAAAGGTAACTTTGTTGCGGCTTCAGATCTGGCTGTTCGTCTTGATAATAATCGCATCGAGTTTGAGGCTGATGGGGCAATAAGTTTATTAAATCAGGATATTTCTGATGGGGCATTAACACAGCAAGCCGCTGACCGCATTGGTTTTGAGATTGCAGAAAGTACCGAAAATATACTCGATCAGCTTTCGTGGCTTATTGTTATTAATGAAAATATGGATACGCTTCCTATTCGATTTGATGAGCAGGCGTCAGAAACATCTGGGGAGCTCTTTTTTCCCACAAGTATATTGGCGGGGCAATCGCAGTTGGGACTCAGTTATTTTAACAATGATCTTAAATTGCGCTATCGCTGGATAGGCCCGGGTTATAATTCGCTTGCGAATACGACTGTGCGCAAAGATATTGCGGGATTATCGGTTAGGGATCGATTCCGACTTTTTGAAAATCAGCTTTATGTTACCTTGGGGTATGAAAAATTGCAGGATAATGTGGTTGGGTATAAAGAGGCCACTACCAATACAATAAATTATCGAGGTAACCTTAGTTGGTATCCCATGAATCAGGATCTGCCAAGAGTAAGCTTAGGCGTTATGAAACGGACCAGAGATAACGAGGTGGCTTTGAATAATCCGTTAGTAGCGTCTTTGAATGGCATTTCGGAGCAGGCCGCTGTGCAGAATATTGCCACTCAAAACGGAGATACGGTAACGACGGCTACACCGCGATTTTCTGAGACGTATCAATTTAATGCATCCGTGTCCCAAGAATTTTCGCTGTTGGGTTCGACCCATGATGCCAGCGTCAATTATTCTCTGTTAAATACCACTGATCAGGTCTTTGAATATGGGGATTCACAGAGTCAAAGCATTTCACTTCGTGTAGTAAATCATTTTGATGGGCTGCCGTTGCAAACCAATATCGGTTTTAATCTGAATAAGTCAGAGACCTCGGGTGGTTTGAATACTGTTGATATTATGGGAGCAAATATTGGAAGTAGTGTATTTTTGCTTGACAGAAAGTTAAACGTGGAAGTGTCGTTGGCTTATACCCAGAACAGGTCAGAAACGACTCCACTGGTAGTTTCTGATAGCAATACCCCGCAGCTATCCATTGATGATTATTATGAGCCTGCATCAGCGGATGTAGTTACCGCTACGGAAAGTAATTCTTACATCATTAATACCCGTACGCGTTATAATTTAAATGATGCCCACTCACTTTTGTTAGATTTTAAGTACTCTAATGTGCGCAACACGCTTGCATCTGCGGCTACCTTTCCTAATGATCATCTGTTGCAATTGCGCTACATTTATAACTTTTGATTTATGGCTGCCACCCAAAAGACATGGAAAAGCAGGTTAGTTTTACCAGGGCTGCTTCTTGGCAGTTTGTTGATAACAATTCTGATAGCTTTTTCCTCTCCCGTGATGCAGCTGAAGCTGGATATAACCGATCAATTCTTTGAGTATCGTGGGCCTATTGCTATTGAAGATACATCGGTTGTTATTGTATCTATAAGTCAGCAAGCGGACCAAGAAATCCCCGAAAAGTATCCCTGGCCAACCAATTTATATGCTAAGCTTGTTGAGCATCTAAATGAAGCTGGTGCCAAAGTTATAGGTTTTG belongs to Fodinibius sp. Rm-B-1B1-1 and includes:
- a CDS encoding TonB-dependent receptor plug domain-containing protein, which codes for MRFKARMNFSILFGVKIVLLLFLVIPATTVAQDQNGETLDTLVVSKEVVVSSSRVPQTAAGSGRSITTISDRMINDTPAHTPDELLRYIPGVEVQSRGAFGTQSDFSLRGSTFSQVLVLVDGMRINEPLTAHLNSNIPVASSEIQRIEVLHGPAAAQYGADAVGGVINIITHTFGSQPSEQKTTAQIKGGYGQADLTMGKGGFYHSQENARFSGGGMWHRSPGQELSGGYKNRFNIANGSVSGGVKLNNNWDLALRTGYDYRDFNAKYYYTASPLDEATETVSVWWNQMRLQRSTQNSVTTLKGSLKRTNDEYIFNPDFPGNRHTTTMGSMQLYQYRKLSTDWDVTYGIQLDNRMIRSSDRGDHSNWHYAGFTMLQWQPSNPMTVSGSLRLDHDDNYGTELMPHLSFSYQQEQWILRASGGRSIRAPGYTERFISTNLAGPLAGGRNVGNPWLQAERAWSGEAGIDLFPWKNVRFSTTGFVRESDGLIDYVVTNSNQIRNDENLQAGTNYLYAQNINSVTTAGLETELSINKNLGNNWLANGTLGYSFTDFFGGEDVASKYISNYARHMLNAIVTVDKGAFDGTVSMVWKKRQSVQNETIGVFKSSIYSLWNVKFGYEITQNFSLGLQIDNIFDQKNQDVLGAEMPGRWALGTLSWKL
- a CDS encoding S9 family peptidase; its protein translation is MKKRILSMLVVVLALVYSNQAVAQSDVLTLENVFDLEYVSDTRISPDGEQVVYQRNFMDIMEDQRRSNLWIVNADGSRHRPLTSGNNNNFSPRWSPSGDRLLFASTQSGSNELYIRWMDTGETAKITNLVQSPGSISWSPNGDYIAFTMFVPVSDKPMVSLPGKPNGANWADPANVIDDLEYRRDGASGFVKDGFTHVFVIPAEGGTPRQITEGDYNHSAPEWTADGEHLIISSNRKEDWQYNERDTELYKVSVDDGTMTQLTDRRGPDYGATISPDGEQIAYLGYDDTMESYQLSNAYVMNADGSGKWSLTDNFDRSVSNLQWADDGSGVFVQYDDEGNGKVGFLSLNGDGEVQKILDDRGGTTIGRPYGSGSYTTANERIAYTYATPSHPGDVAVANKTGEMRRLTQVNKDLFGHKTLGEVEEIWYESSYDGQQIQGWVVKPPHFDPDKKYPLILEIHGGPHTNYGDRFTAELQLMAAQGYVVLYINPRGSTSYGKAFGNYIDKNYPSEDHDDLMSGVDAVIDKGYVDTDSLYVTGGSGGGVLSAWAIGKTDRFNAAVVAKPVINWYSFVLTSDGSSYHKYWFPGFPWENRDHYMDRSPISLVGNVTTPTMLLTGEQDYRTPMSETEQYYRALQLQKVESAMVRIPGSGHGIASRPSNLMSKVAHILEWFDRY
- a CDS encoding OmpA family protein; the encoded protein is MINKQLILLLSSVFLGMALLSGCAGSEELRAPSERDMEYLQSLDEETLRSLDTDDDGLSDWAEMNEHNTDPLSADSDGDGLTDGEEINEYETDPNNEDSDGDGLTDGDEVNSYETDPLEEDTDGDGLTDGEEVNEYNTDPLSADSDGDGLTDYEEVNEYNTDPNNADSDGNGFTDGQEVEMGTDPNDANDPPFIKKGDLGTVNFDFDKSNIDEAAAKVLNENIEQLMNSQKFRIRIDAYTDHVGGDQYNLRLSKRRAESVKQFYIENGVSENRIESRGLGKAPQPCMDQTEDQGCRENRRAESHPLNPYQYEPNN
- a CDS encoding FecR family protein, translated to MNKAIAYIVPLLVIGIIGIGATIYSVDDRPLAFVQKFKPSVGLENNGTITDIQERGRPLFDGDTLRTDQNGFALVQFMDKSMAKIKPDSRLIVRGDIEDKQNTSTRIGLELGEILLNVSERGAQNFEVATNSSVASVKGTSFGATHDDYFWVEEGEVEVTSNKSGESVTLGEKSYGQVQEDGSIESGELTDEELEERNSEYAEMDEKVEPTIYKVRFTNEDGEERVIDVKVFENEN